In Magnolia sinica isolate HGM2019 chromosome 12, MsV1, whole genome shotgun sequence, a single genomic region encodes these proteins:
- the LOC131220433 gene encoding taxadiene 5-alpha hydroxylase, with translation MVTLLSLLLSFLAISIPIFFLVNQNKKKKKNKLPPGDMGLPWIGETMQFYRAQLNNRLHEEFLQPRMTQHGTIFKTRLMGEPTVIVSGAAANRFFLSNEFKLVVSSWPTTSVQLMGQDSIMGKGGHLHRWLRGVFATSLNGGAALEALVPKVCRSVVAHLDSYWKGHDMVHLFHSAKQLTFSVVCECLLGIDAEPRLMEMFERVLCGAFALPIDFPGSRLWRAKRTRSEIGRELVSIVRKIREEMEREGRGGEEGMLLSRLVVGLIEGEISEEEVVDNVVLLIFAAHDTTALALAMMCRMLAHHPDCYDRLLQEHTEIMKSKRGGESLTWEDIQKMKYTWQVARESMRLFPPIFGSFRKAIVDIEYQGFTIPKGWKVLWTTYGTHYDPQYFPEPSSFDPSRFEEQIPPYVFIPFGGGPRLCAGYQLAKLNMLIFIHFMVTRYDWSLIFPHEPITIDPLPFPSLGMPIKISPKINLSR, from the exons ATGGTGACCCTTCTCTCATtgcttctctctttcttagccaTATCAATTCCTATCTTCTTTCTTGTAAaccaaaacaagaaaaagaagaaaaacaagctTCCTCCGGGAGACATGGGTCTCCCTTGGATCGGCGAAACCATGCAGTTCTACCGAGCCCAGCTCAACAACAGACTCCATGAGGAGTTCCTACAGCCTCGGATGACCCAACACGGAACTATCTTCAAAACGAGGCTGATGGGCGAGCCGACAGTGATCGTGAGCGGCGCTGCTGCTAACCGCTTCTTCCTCTCCAATGAATTCAAGCTAGTTGTgagctcgtggcccaccacgtCCGTTCAACTAATGGGCCAGGACTCTATCATGGGGAAGGGTGGCCACTTGCATCGATGGCTTCGTGGGGTTTTCGCCACAAGCCTCAATGGTGGGGCTGCTCTAGAGGCACTGGTGCCGAAGGTCTGTCGATCCGTTGTAGCCCACCTCGATTCGTATTGGAAAGGCCATGACATGGTGCACCTCTTCCATTCTGCAAAGCAGCTCACGTTCTCGGTCGTGTGTGAGTGCCTGTTGGGGATTGATGCAGAGCCGAGGTTAATGGAGATGTTTGAGAGAGTTCTATGTGGAGCGTTTGCACTGCCGATAGATTTCCCGGGAAGTCGTCTTTGGAGAGCGAAGAGGACGAGATCAGAAATAGGAAGAGAGTTGGTTTCTATAGTGAGGAAAATAAgggaagagatggagagagagggaagaggagGAGAGGAAGGGATGCTTTTATCACGTTTGGTGGTGGGGTTGATAGAAGGAGAGATAAGTGAGGAAGAGGTTGTGGACAATGTGGTGCTTTTGATCTTCGCAGCTCATGATACGACTGCTCTTGCATTGGCTATGATGTGTAGGATGCTGGCCCACCACCCGGACTGCTATGATCGCCTTCTACAAG AGCATACCGAAATAATGAAGAGCAAAAGAGGTGGGGAAAGTCTTACATGGGAAGACATACAGAAGATGAAGTATACTTGGCAAGTTGCTCGTGAGAGCATGCGGCTTTTCCCTCCCATCTTTGGCTCTTTCAGGAAAGCTATAGTCGACATTGAATATCAAGGGTTCACCATTCCCAAAGGATGGAAG GTTCTGTGGACAACGTACGGCACGCACTACGACCCTCAGTACTTCCCTGAACCATCGAGCTTCGATCCAAGTAGATTTGAAGAGCAGATACCGCCGTACGTATTCATTCCTTTCGGAGGTGGGCCCCGTTTGTGCGCTGGCTACCAATTGGCTAAGCTGAACATGCTCATCTTCATCCATTTCATGGTCACTCGCTACGATTGGTCCCTCATCTTTCCCCATGAGCCCATCACCATTGATCCTCTCCCATTCCCTTCGCTCGGGATGCCCATCAAAATCTCTCCAAAGATCAATTTAAGCCGTTGA